One genomic window of Clostridioides sp. ES-S-0054-01 includes the following:
- a CDS encoding NAD(P)/FAD-dependent oxidoreductase yields the protein MKKTFDAIIIGFGKGGKTLAGDLANRGLKVALIEKSNKMYGGTCINVACIPTKSLENSANSVKAKHINSWDEAQVEYEKAIDKKETLITKLREANYNKLNSNDNVTIFTGMGTFIDEKTVQVKNETEIYELVADKIFVNTGSRPFIPNIKGVDNKNIVYDSESLMNLRTLPKKMTIIGAGFIGLEFAGIYSLFGAEVTILNSNNGILPNEDTEDSEEIIKLLEKRNVKIINNAKIKEIKEVSKLAIVEYEVDGKFKELASNMILVATGRKANTEGLGLENAGIELNERGFIKVSDALKTNKEHIWAIGDINGGPQFTYISLDDYRIIINQLFGNKTRTTSDRKNIPNSIFISPAFSRVGLNVKQAKEKGYEVLVAKMPVEAIPRAKQIGKTDGFIKIVIDKKSNKILGATMICEDSSEIIHLIQLAVDLEVEYTYLRDRVYAHPTMTEALNDILSPNMIKEV from the coding sequence ATGAAAAAAACATTTGATGCAATAATAATAGGATTTGGAAAAGGTGGAAAAACATTAGCAGGAGATTTGGCAAACAGAGGATTAAAAGTAGCCTTAATAGAAAAGTCAAACAAGATGTACGGTGGAACTTGTATAAATGTGGCATGTATACCAACTAAAAGCTTGGAGAATTCAGCAAATAGTGTAAAGGCAAAACATATAAATTCTTGGGATGAAGCTCAAGTTGAGTATGAGAAAGCTATAGATAAGAAAGAAACTTTAATTACAAAACTTAGAGAAGCTAACTATAATAAATTAAATTCAAATGACAATGTAACTATATTTACAGGAATGGGAACTTTTATTGATGAAAAGACGGTTCAAGTTAAAAATGAAACTGAAATTTATGAGTTAGTAGCAGATAAGATATTTGTTAATACTGGCTCAAGACCATTTATACCTAATATTAAAGGTGTTGATAATAAGAATATAGTATATGATAGTGAGTCTCTTATGAATCTAAGAACTCTACCTAAAAAAATGACAATAATAGGAGCTGGTTTTATAGGTCTAGAGTTTGCTGGTATTTACAGTTTATTTGGAGCAGAAGTTACAATACTAAATTCCAATAATGGTATTTTACCAAATGAAGATACTGAAGACTCCGAAGAAATAATAAAATTACTTGAAAAGAGAAATGTAAAAATTATAAATAATGCAAAGATAAAAGAGATTAAAGAAGTTTCTAAATTAGCTATAGTAGAATATGAAGTAGATGGTAAATTTAAAGAATTAGCAAGTAATATGATACTTGTGGCTACAGGAAGAAAGGCAAACACTGAAGGTCTAGGATTAGAAAATGCAGGTATAGAATTAAATGAAAGAGGATTTATTAAAGTATCAGATGCTCTTAAGACTAATAAAGAGCATATATGGGCTATAGGAGATATAAATGGAGGTCCACAATTTACTTACATTTCATTAGATGATTATCGTATAATTATTAATCAGCTATTTGGAAATAAGACTAGAACAACTAGCGATAGAAAAAATATACCAAATTCTATATTTATAAGCCCAGCATTCTCAAGAGTTGGACTTAATGTTAAGCAAGCTAAGGAAAAAGGATATGAAGTATTAGTAGCAAAGATGCCAGTTGAAGCAATTCCAAGAGCTAAGCAGATTGGTAAGACAGATGGGTTTATAAAAATTGTAATAGACAAAAAATCAAATAAGATACTTGGAGCTACTATGATATGTGAAGATTCAAGTGAGATTATACATTTAATTCAATTAGCTGTAGATTTAGAAGTAGAGTATACATACTTAAGAGACCGTGTTTATGCACATCCAACTATGACAGAAGCTCTTAATGATATTCTATCTCCTAATATGATAAAAGAAGTATAG